In bacterium, one genomic interval encodes:
- the gatB gene encoding Asp-tRNA(Asn)/Glu-tRNA(Gln) amidotransferase subunit GatB produces the protein MDGFEPVIGLEVHAQLQTESKIFCSCKVEYGAEPNSRTCPVCLGLPGALPVMNRRAAEFAIKMILATDGNVQNRSVFARKNYFYPDLPKGYQISQFDRPIGEGGVISFRLDSGEEKTVRLIRIHLEEDAGKLMHPEDGSAYTKVDLNRCGTPLIEIVSHADIRSPEEAYGYLTKLKQIVQYLGVCSGDMEKGHLRCDANVSVRPVGQEKFGTRTELKNMNSFKGVERALKYEIDRQIKLIKSGGEVVQETLLWNEKKQTAEAMRGKEESHDYRYFPEPDLVNLIISDTWIDETRKNLPELAEAKARRMVAQYGIREYDAQVLTDSRALADYYEEMMRHTKDGVGAANWLQVELLAVLNESGDDIATTRIRPDMLAELVNKISSGEISGKIAKTVFAEMVKTGQAPSVIIKEKGLVQISDDSAIIPIIEQVIASSPDSVKQYRAGKASVFGFFVGQVMKATKGQANPEMVNRLLKEKLDN, from the coding sequence ATCGACGGCTTCGAGCCGGTTATCGGACTCGAGGTTCACGCGCAATTGCAGACCGAATCCAAGATCTTCTGTTCCTGCAAAGTGGAATACGGCGCAGAACCGAATAGCCGGACCTGCCCAGTCTGTCTTGGACTCCCTGGCGCATTGCCGGTGATGAACAGACGGGCGGCAGAATTTGCCATTAAGATGATCCTCGCCACGGACGGAAATGTCCAGAACCGTTCGGTCTTTGCCCGCAAGAATTACTTCTATCCTGACCTCCCCAAAGGGTACCAGATCTCGCAGTTTGACCGCCCAATCGGCGAGGGTGGAGTGATCAGCTTTCGGCTTGATTCAGGGGAAGAGAAGACGGTCCGCCTGATTCGCATACATCTCGAAGAAGATGCCGGCAAATTGATGCATCCCGAAGATGGCAGCGCGTATACCAAGGTCGACCTCAACCGGTGCGGCACACCATTGATCGAAATCGTCTCTCACGCAGATATTCGTTCTCCCGAAGAAGCGTATGGCTATTTGACCAAACTGAAACAGATCGTGCAGTATCTCGGCGTCTGTTCCGGCGATATGGAAAAGGGGCATTTGCGCTGTGATGCGAATGTCTCTGTTCGTCCGGTCGGGCAGGAGAAATTCGGTACCCGCACCGAGCTGAAAAACATGAACAGCTTCAAAGGGGTTGAGCGGGCCCTGAAATATGAGATAGACCGTCAGATCAAATTGATCAAGTCGGGTGGCGAAGTTGTCCAGGAGACACTTCTTTGGAACGAAAAGAAGCAAACCGCTGAGGCGATGCGCGGCAAAGAGGAGTCGCATGATTACCGCTATTTCCCTGAGCCGGATCTGGTCAATCTGATCATCAGCGATACATGGATAGACGAAACTCGCAAGAACCTGCCGGAACTTGCGGAAGCCAAGGCAAGGCGGATGGTCGCACAGTACGGCATTCGTGAATACGATGCTCAGGTCTTGACCGACAGCCGAGCACTGGCAGATTATTACGAAGAGATGATGCGTCACACGAAAGATGGTGTTGGTGCCGCCAACTGGCTGCAAGTGGAACTGCTGGCAGTGCTGAATGAGTCGGGGGATGATATCGCCACGACCAGAATTCGTCCCGATATGCTTGCCGAACTGGTGAACAAGATTTCGTCGGGAGAGATCTCGGGCAAGATCGCCAAGACGGTTTTTGCCGAGATGGTGAAAACGGGCCAGGCACCATCGGTTATTATCAAAGAAAAGGGATTAGTGCAGATCTCCGATGATTCCGCGATCATTCCGATCATCGAGCAGGTGATAGCATCGAGCCCGGATAGCGTCAAACAGTACCGTGCCGGCAAAGCAAGTGTGTTTGGCTTTTTTGTCGGGCAGGTGATGAAAGCGACCAAGGGTCAGGCGAATCCCGAAATGGTCAACCGATTGCTGAAAGAGAAGCTGGATAATTGA
- a CDS encoding alpha/beta hydrolase, with product MPYADLGGYRMFYEEYGEGDPLVFLHGFTLDRRSWYAQAEFFKTHYRVILVDALGHGKSDAVPGRYGRFERVEDLHKFFDAVGLNRIHLVGLSMGGSTAIGYALEHQDRLASLSLISTGASGYDIGRKYQKFDRLAREVSLEAAKESWKEMTLSWLKGPRAHVAELVGQMIDDHTGEIWKDPMRGKYRTQVDTDHVHQITVPTCIMIGELDKVFVPLSHVLHKHIAGSRLVEFPNIGHLINLEDPILFDNHLDSFLLCLGH from the coding sequence ATGCCATACGCAGACCTTGGCGGCTACCGGATGTTTTACGAGGAGTATGGCGAGGGAGATCCGCTTGTCTTCCTGCACGGTTTCACGCTGGACCGTCGCTCCTGGTATGCCCAGGCGGAATTCTTCAAGACACACTATCGCGTGATCTTAGTCGACGCGTTGGGCCACGGGAAATCAGATGCTGTGCCCGGCCGGTATGGACGTTTCGAGCGGGTGGAGGATCTTCACAAGTTCTTTGATGCTGTGGGCCTCAATCGAATACACTTGGTTGGACTTTCGATGGGGGGCTCGACCGCGATAGGATATGCGCTGGAACATCAGGATAGGCTGGCGTCGCTTTCGCTGATCAGCACGGGGGCCTCGGGGTACGATATCGGGAGAAAGTACCAGAAATTCGACCGATTGGCCCGCGAAGTGTCGCTTGAGGCGGCCAAGGAGTCATGGAAAGAGATGACACTTTCGTGGCTGAAGGGACCGCGTGCGCATGTCGCGGAACTGGTTGGGCAGATGATCGATGACCACACCGGGGAGATCTGGAAAGACCCGATGCGCGGCAAGTACCGAACTCAGGTCGACACCGACCATGTTCATCAGATCACCGTGCCAACCTGTATCATGATCGGAGAGCTGGATAAGGTTTTTGTCCCCCTCTCTCACGTCTTACACAAGCATATTGCGGGATCGCGACTGGTCGAGTTCCCCAATATCGGCCACTTGATAAATCTCGAAGATCCCATTCTGTTCGACAATCACCTCGATTCGTTCCTGCTATGTCTGGGGCACTGA
- the purN gene encoding phosphoribosylglycinamide formyltransferase produces MPESKRARLAVFISGKGSDMQAIIDASKRNELDADVVWVVSNTRKALGLDRAKEQGIDTSLFNAKEYGTPSEAGGDLVAHLKKRQIDYVVMAGYLKLMPSAVLKAFPNRVVNIHPGILPQYGGPGMYGHFVHEAVLAAKEKESGCTVHLADEIYDHGRILEQVRVPVLEGDTPDTLAARVLQQEHLIYPKALQKLIKGEYSIHE; encoded by the coding sequence ATGCCGGAATCAAAACGCGCGCGGCTTGCGGTCTTCATCTCCGGCAAGGGATCGGATATGCAGGCGATCATTGATGCATCGAAGCGAAATGAGCTGGATGCTGATGTGGTCTGGGTCGTCTCGAATACCAGGAAGGCGCTGGGGCTTGACCGAGCGAAAGAGCAAGGGATCGATACTTCGTTATTCAATGCGAAAGAATACGGGACTCCCTCGGAAGCCGGTGGCGATCTGGTGGCGCACCTGAAGAAGCGGCAGATAGACTATGTCGTCATGGCCGGGTACCTCAAGTTGATGCCGAGCGCCGTCCTCAAGGCATTTCCCAATCGGGTGGTGAATATCCATCCGGGGATACTCCCACAATACGGTGGGCCGGGGATGTACGGTCACTTTGTGCACGAAGCGGTCCTGGCCGCTAAAGAGAAAGAGTCAGGTTGTACTGTTCATTTGGCCGACGAGATCTACGATCACGGCCGCATTCTGGAGCAGGTTCGGGTCCCTGTTCTGGAGGGTGATACACCTGATACACTAGCTGCGCGTGTTTTGCAGCAGGAACATCTCATTTACCCGAAAGCGTTACAGAAACTTATTAAAGGAGAGTATAGCATTCATGAGTAA
- a CDS encoding HAD family phosphatase has protein sequence MSGALTNMPRLTTPIRAVVIDFGGVLYTYNYRQSLEHFSTHLGISPEKAEAAWESRIAEFERGEISESQYWEAFRLAGGIAHSDADLHEMFVGMFHPMPESLRIVRQLQGKYLLGMLSNNCEWEHDMESRLHHRDLFDFILMSYELGARKPEPAIFQKLIDRCGMRAEEIVFIDDTVAYREAVERSGIHFIHFRSASQLREELHMLQVWF, from the coding sequence ATGTCTGGGGCACTGACCAACATGCCGCGCCTAACGACCCCGATCCGGGCAGTGGTGATTGATTTCGGCGGTGTGTTGTATACCTACAATTATCGTCAGTCACTGGAGCACTTTTCCACACATCTCGGTATTTCGCCAGAGAAGGCGGAGGCCGCGTGGGAATCCCGCATAGCTGAGTTCGAACGCGGGGAGATTAGCGAGTCTCAGTATTGGGAGGCGTTTCGACTGGCGGGTGGGATTGCGCATTCTGATGCCGATCTGCACGAGATGTTTGTGGGGATGTTTCATCCGATGCCCGAATCTCTGCGGATCGTTCGACAGCTCCAGGGGAAGTACTTGCTCGGGATGCTTTCCAATAACTGCGAGTGGGAACATGATATGGAGAGTCGACTTCACCACCGGGATCTATTCGATTTCATCCTGATGTCGTACGAGCTCGGGGCGCGGAAGCCGGAACCGGCGATTTTCCAGAAGTTGATAGACCGCTGTGGGATGCGTGCGGAGGAGATCGTCTTTATCGACGATACGGTCGCATATCGCGAGGCAGTAGAACGGTCGGGGATCCACTTCATTCATTTCCGTTCGGCCAGCCAACTACGAGAAGAGCTGCACATGCTCCAAGTCTGGTTCTGA